The region AGCAACGGCGCCGCCTCGTCCCGCTGCTCCTGCGCGCTGACCGGCATCGACCGGCACCACGCAAGCAGCCGCGACGCCGTGAGCGCTCGCCGGGCCTCGTCGGCGGAGACCCTGCCCCTGGTGGCCGGGAGCACGACGTACACCCCGGCACCGTCCAGCAGGTGGTCGGCCGGCAGCGCGGCGACCTtggcgccgccggccgccgcgaggcGCGCGTCCACGACGAAGTGGCGCGGGTGCTCCACCATGAGCTCGGCCACGGACACGGTCTCGCCCTCGCCCAAAGCCCGGACGCTCCCGTCCGGCAGCACGATcttcccgccgccgcccgcgctcgccgACACCAGGTTGCCCATGACGGCGGCAGCTCCTGCGAAGTGTGGCTGATGTCGTCTGGCCGAGGAAGAGTGGAAGGCGACGGCGGGTATAAAAACGC is a window of Triticum dicoccoides isolate Atlit2015 ecotype Zavitan chromosome 2B, WEW_v2.0, whole genome shotgun sequence DNA encoding:
- the LOC119362301 gene encoding uncharacterized protein LOC119362301, which codes for MGNLVSASAGGGGKIVLPDGSVRALGEGETVSVAELMVEHPRHFVVDARLAAAGGAKVAALPADHLLDGAGVYVVLPATRGRVSADEARRALTASRLLAWCRSMPVSAQEQRDEAAPLLGGLGGHQPVFLSQELTRSGPWKPTLRTIEERVLPRKVPHWLF